One window from the genome of Hyperolius riggenbachi isolate aHypRig1 chromosome 6, aHypRig1.pri, whole genome shotgun sequence encodes:
- the LOC137523144 gene encoding probable G-protein coupled receptor 33: MTDLHLNSSAETLYDKVTAPKLISAVILILAFLFGLIMNCLYIWVLRFRMPQSVSTTWFLHLIITNLIFTFDMPFLAAYVLQHPRWTFGSIMCKFNNVLVEVCSYAAVFFLTAISLERFLLVFHPVWCRKHLNARCASVICLFLWGLAFLCSSPYLVLCNLEHVKNVTVCCSEFTISWREGPSQKLGHTFRWSLFLFHLSLCFLIPFSVIALCHLQIACKIKQDRLTKSSKPYKLIGVVIISFFVCWTPYHIRDAMNVEKDKFGEEVLQALIVLSTCFTCINCCFTPLLYLFIVDSFNKEFKKAIQLFCPF, translated from the coding sequence ATGACAGACCTGCACCTGAACTCGTCCGCAGAGACATTGTATGATAAAGTCACAGCACCAAAATTAATATCAGCCGTCATCTTAATCCTTGCATTCCTCTTTGGGCTCATCATGAACTGCCTTTATATCTGGGTCCTCAGGTTCAGGATGCCTCAGAGTGTCAGCACCACTTGGTTCCTTCATCTCATCATCACCAATCTTATCTTCACCTTTGATATGCCCTTTTTAGCAGCATACGTACTGCAACATCCTAGgtggacttttggaagcattatgTGCAAATTTAACAACGTATTGGTAGAGGTGTGCTCCTACGCAGCCGTCTTCTTCCTTACCGCCATCAGCTTGGAAAGGTTCCTCTTGGTGTTTCACCCAGTTTGGTGCCGAAAACATTTAAATGCTCGCTGTGCTTCTGTAATTTGCTTGTTTCTTTGGGGTTTGGCCTTCTTGTGCAGTTCTCCATACTTGGTACTTTGTAACTTAGAACACGTCAAGAATGTCACCGTGTGCTGTTCAGAATTTACAATCTCCTGGAGAGAAGGTCCATCACAGAAGCTTGGACACACATTCAGGTGGAGCCTTTTTCTCTTCCACCTCTCACTGTGTTTTCTCATCCCGTTTTCAGTTATTGCACTGTGCCATCTCCAGATTGCTTGCAAAATTAAACAGGATCGTTTGACTAAGTCCAGCAAACCTTACAAGCTGATTGGCGTCGTCATCATCTCCTTCTTCGTCTGCTGGACACCGTACCATATTCGGGATGCAATGAATGTGGAGAAGGACAAATTTGGGGAGGAAGTCTTGCAGGCATTGATCGTCCTCTCAACATGTTTTACTTGTATTAACTGCTGTTTCACACCATTACTTTACCTATTCATTGTGGACAGCTTTAACAAAGAGTTCAAGAAGGCCATACAGCTGTTTTGCCCTTTCTAG